In Excalfactoria chinensis isolate bCotChi1 chromosome 5, bCotChi1.hap2, whole genome shotgun sequence, a single genomic region encodes these proteins:
- the PRPF39 gene encoding pre-mRNA-processing factor 39 isoform X1, translating to MDSHISGDSMENSTVQNSDNTEEEKATTATAVSNDSTGNGAETATEEQNMDFSTEIMSVTEMEQSPDSSPDLNEDNTQEEGEIPNIGSLQTTDIEAGFPPDFDKFWKVVEDNPQDFTGWVYLLQYVEQENHLPAARKAFDKFFTHYPYCYGYWKKYADLEKRHDNIKQSDEVYRRGLQAIPLSVDLWIHYINFLKDTLDPDDPEANSTIRGAYEHAVLAAGTDFRSDRLWEMYINWEDEQGNLREVTSIYDRILGIPTQLYSHHFQRFKDHVQNNLPRDLLTAEQFVQLRRELASVNGHAGGDASAGDDLPSGTEDITDPAKLITEIENMRHRIIEIHQEMFNHNEHEVSKRWTFEEGIKRPYFHVKPLEKAQLKNWKEYLEFEIENGTHERVVVLFERCVISCALYEDFWIKYAKYMENHSIEGVRHVYSRACTIHLPKKPMVHMLWAAFEEQQGNIDEARRILKTFEECILGLAMVRLRRVSLERRHGNMEEAERLLEEAVRNAKSVSESSFYAIKLARHLFKVQKNLPKARKVLSDAIEIDKENTKLYLNLLEMEYCGDLTQNEENILSCFDKAVNGSLSIKMRVTFSQRKVEFLEDFGSDVNKLLDAYDEHQALLKEQDTLKRRAENGAEEPDEKKMLTDEQTMASAQMMDGDMQVNQAAYNYNAWYQYNYQNAWNYGQYYSPST from the exons ATGGATTCGCACATAAGCGGT GACAGCATGGAAAACTCAACTGTGCAGAACTCGGATAATacagaggaggagaaggcaACAACGGCAACGGCTGTAAGCAACGACAGCACTGGCAATGGCGCTGAAACAGCAACAGAAGAGCAGAATATGGACTTCAGCACAGAAATTATGAGTGTAACTGAGATGGAACAATCGCCTGATAGTTCTCCTGACCTGAATGAAGACAACACACAAGAAGAGGGTGAAATTCCAAATATCGGAAGTTTACAGACGACAGATATTGAGGCTGGTTTCCCTCCGGATTTTGACAAGTTCTGGAAAGTAGTAGAGGACAATCCCCAGGATTTCACAGGATGGGTCTATCTGCTTCAGTATGTAGAGCAAGAG AACCACTTACCAGCTGCCAGGAAAGCATTTGACAAGTTTTTCACACACTACCCATATTGCTATGGGTACTGGAAGAAGTATGCAGACCTAGAAAAGCGACACGACAACATTAAGCAGTCCGATGAG GTTTATCGCAGAGGGCTTCAGGCAATTCCTCTTAGTGTTGATCTTTGGATACATTATATAAACTTCTTAAAAGACACCTTGGACCCTGATGATCCCGAAGCTAACAGTACTATTCGAGG AGCCTATGAACATGCAGTTTTAGCTGCTGGGACAGATTTCCGTTCTGACAGACTGTGGGAAATGTATATAAACTGGGAAGATGAGCAGGGAAACCTGAGGGAAGTTACATCCATATATGATCGTATCCTTGGAATTCCAACACAGCTCTACAGTCATCACTTCCAAAG GTTTAAAGACCATGTCCAGAACAACTTGCCTCGGGACCTCCTGACTGCTGAGCAGTTTGTTCAGCTGCGCAGGGAACTCGCATCTGTGAATGGCCACGCAGGGGGCGACGCGTCGGCTGGCGACGATCTGCCCTCGGGTACCGAGGATATCACTGACCCTGCCAAG CTAATCACTGAAATAGAGAACATGAGGCACAGAATCATTGAGATTCATCAGGAAATGTTCAATCACAATGAACATGAAGTCAGTAAGAGGTGGACATTTGAAGAAGGG ATAAAGAGGCCTTACTTTCACGTGAAACCTCTGGAGAAAGCTCAGCTAAAAAACTGGAAAGAGTACTTAGAATTTGAGATAGAAAATGGGACGCATGAACGAGTTGTGGTCCTCTTTGAGAGATGTGTTATTTCATGTGCCCTCTATGAGGACTTCTGGATTAAG TATGCCAAATACATGGAGAATCATAGTATTGAAGGAGTGAGGCATGTCTACAGCAGGGCTTGCACAATACATCTTCCTAAGAAACCGATGGTTCACATGCTGTGGGCTGCCTTTGAGGAACAGCAGG GCAACATCGATGAGGCGAGGAGAATCTTGAAGACGTTTGAGGAGTGCATTCTAGGCCTAGCAATGGTTCGCTTGCGAAGAGTGAGCTTAGAGCGCAGGCATGGGAACATGGAAGAAGCCGAGCGCCTGCTGGAAGAAGCTGTTAGGAATGCCAAGTCAGTTAGTGAATCGTCGTTCTATGCCATCAAATTAGCTCGGCACCTCTTCAAAGTGCAGAAAAATCTTCCAAAGGCAAGAAAAGTGCTGTCAGATGCCATAGAAATCGACAAA gaaaacacaaaactgtATCTCAACTTGCTTGAAATGGAGTACTGTGGTGATCTCACACAAAACGAAGAGAACATTTTGAGCTGTTTTGATAAGGCTGTTAATGGCTCGCTGTCTATAAAAATGAGGGTTACGTTTTCACAGCGAAAAGTGGAATTTCTTGAAGATTTTGGTTCTGATGTAAACAA gcTTCTGGATGCGTATGACGAACACCAAGCACTTCTGAAGGAGCAGGATACTTTaaagaggagagcagagaacGG AGCGGAGGAGccagatgagaagaaaatgctcaCAGATGAGCAAACCATGGCGTCAGCACAGATGATGGATGGAGACATGCAGGTCAATCAGGCAGCATACAACTATAATGCCTGGTATCAG tacAATTACCAGAACGCGTGGAATTACGGACAGTATTATTCTCCTTCAACTTGA
- the PRPF39 gene encoding pre-mRNA-processing factor 39 isoform X2: MENSTVQNSDNTEEEKATTATAVSNDSTGNGAETATEEQNMDFSTEIMSVTEMEQSPDSSPDLNEDNTQEEGEIPNIGSLQTTDIEAGFPPDFDKFWKVVEDNPQDFTGWVYLLQYVEQENHLPAARKAFDKFFTHYPYCYGYWKKYADLEKRHDNIKQSDEVYRRGLQAIPLSVDLWIHYINFLKDTLDPDDPEANSTIRGAYEHAVLAAGTDFRSDRLWEMYINWEDEQGNLREVTSIYDRILGIPTQLYSHHFQRFKDHVQNNLPRDLLTAEQFVQLRRELASVNGHAGGDASAGDDLPSGTEDITDPAKLITEIENMRHRIIEIHQEMFNHNEHEVSKRWTFEEGIKRPYFHVKPLEKAQLKNWKEYLEFEIENGTHERVVVLFERCVISCALYEDFWIKYAKYMENHSIEGVRHVYSRACTIHLPKKPMVHMLWAAFEEQQGNIDEARRILKTFEECILGLAMVRLRRVSLERRHGNMEEAERLLEEAVRNAKSVSESSFYAIKLARHLFKVQKNLPKARKVLSDAIEIDKENTKLYLNLLEMEYCGDLTQNEENILSCFDKAVNGSLSIKMRVTFSQRKVEFLEDFGSDVNKLLDAYDEHQALLKEQDTLKRRAENGAEEPDEKKMLTDEQTMASAQMMDGDMQVNQAAYNYNAWYQYNYQNAWNYGQYYSPST, from the exons ATGGAAAACTCAACTGTGCAGAACTCGGATAATacagaggaggagaaggcaACAACGGCAACGGCTGTAAGCAACGACAGCACTGGCAATGGCGCTGAAACAGCAACAGAAGAGCAGAATATGGACTTCAGCACAGAAATTATGAGTGTAACTGAGATGGAACAATCGCCTGATAGTTCTCCTGACCTGAATGAAGACAACACACAAGAAGAGGGTGAAATTCCAAATATCGGAAGTTTACAGACGACAGATATTGAGGCTGGTTTCCCTCCGGATTTTGACAAGTTCTGGAAAGTAGTAGAGGACAATCCCCAGGATTTCACAGGATGGGTCTATCTGCTTCAGTATGTAGAGCAAGAG AACCACTTACCAGCTGCCAGGAAAGCATTTGACAAGTTTTTCACACACTACCCATATTGCTATGGGTACTGGAAGAAGTATGCAGACCTAGAAAAGCGACACGACAACATTAAGCAGTCCGATGAG GTTTATCGCAGAGGGCTTCAGGCAATTCCTCTTAGTGTTGATCTTTGGATACATTATATAAACTTCTTAAAAGACACCTTGGACCCTGATGATCCCGAAGCTAACAGTACTATTCGAGG AGCCTATGAACATGCAGTTTTAGCTGCTGGGACAGATTTCCGTTCTGACAGACTGTGGGAAATGTATATAAACTGGGAAGATGAGCAGGGAAACCTGAGGGAAGTTACATCCATATATGATCGTATCCTTGGAATTCCAACACAGCTCTACAGTCATCACTTCCAAAG GTTTAAAGACCATGTCCAGAACAACTTGCCTCGGGACCTCCTGACTGCTGAGCAGTTTGTTCAGCTGCGCAGGGAACTCGCATCTGTGAATGGCCACGCAGGGGGCGACGCGTCGGCTGGCGACGATCTGCCCTCGGGTACCGAGGATATCACTGACCCTGCCAAG CTAATCACTGAAATAGAGAACATGAGGCACAGAATCATTGAGATTCATCAGGAAATGTTCAATCACAATGAACATGAAGTCAGTAAGAGGTGGACATTTGAAGAAGGG ATAAAGAGGCCTTACTTTCACGTGAAACCTCTGGAGAAAGCTCAGCTAAAAAACTGGAAAGAGTACTTAGAATTTGAGATAGAAAATGGGACGCATGAACGAGTTGTGGTCCTCTTTGAGAGATGTGTTATTTCATGTGCCCTCTATGAGGACTTCTGGATTAAG TATGCCAAATACATGGAGAATCATAGTATTGAAGGAGTGAGGCATGTCTACAGCAGGGCTTGCACAATACATCTTCCTAAGAAACCGATGGTTCACATGCTGTGGGCTGCCTTTGAGGAACAGCAGG GCAACATCGATGAGGCGAGGAGAATCTTGAAGACGTTTGAGGAGTGCATTCTAGGCCTAGCAATGGTTCGCTTGCGAAGAGTGAGCTTAGAGCGCAGGCATGGGAACATGGAAGAAGCCGAGCGCCTGCTGGAAGAAGCTGTTAGGAATGCCAAGTCAGTTAGTGAATCGTCGTTCTATGCCATCAAATTAGCTCGGCACCTCTTCAAAGTGCAGAAAAATCTTCCAAAGGCAAGAAAAGTGCTGTCAGATGCCATAGAAATCGACAAA gaaaacacaaaactgtATCTCAACTTGCTTGAAATGGAGTACTGTGGTGATCTCACACAAAACGAAGAGAACATTTTGAGCTGTTTTGATAAGGCTGTTAATGGCTCGCTGTCTATAAAAATGAGGGTTACGTTTTCACAGCGAAAAGTGGAATTTCTTGAAGATTTTGGTTCTGATGTAAACAA gcTTCTGGATGCGTATGACGAACACCAAGCACTTCTGAAGGAGCAGGATACTTTaaagaggagagcagagaacGG AGCGGAGGAGccagatgagaagaaaatgctcaCAGATGAGCAAACCATGGCGTCAGCACAGATGATGGATGGAGACATGCAGGTCAATCAGGCAGCATACAACTATAATGCCTGGTATCAG tacAATTACCAGAACGCGTGGAATTACGGACAGTATTATTCTCCTTCAACTTGA
- the PRPF39 gene encoding pre-mRNA-processing factor 39 isoform X3, translating into MQGPLRFEDQDSARGDQNIAMFYPTSTRMVYRRGLQAIPLSVDLWIHYINFLKDTLDPDDPEANSTIRGAYEHAVLAAGTDFRSDRLWEMYINWEDEQGNLREVTSIYDRILGIPTQLYSHHFQRFKDHVQNNLPRDLLTAEQFVQLRRELASVNGHAGGDASAGDDLPSGTEDITDPAKLITEIENMRHRIIEIHQEMFNHNEHEVSKRWTFEEGIKRPYFHVKPLEKAQLKNWKEYLEFEIENGTHERVVVLFERCVISCALYEDFWIKYAKYMENHSIEGVRHVYSRACTIHLPKKPMVHMLWAAFEEQQGNIDEARRILKTFEECILGLAMVRLRRVSLERRHGNMEEAERLLEEAVRNAKSVSESSFYAIKLARHLFKVQKNLPKARKVLSDAIEIDKENTKLYLNLLEMEYCGDLTQNEENILSCFDKAVNGSLSIKMRVTFSQRKVEFLEDFGSDVNKLLDAYDEHQALLKEQDTLKRRAENGAEEPDEKKMLTDEQTMASAQMMDGDMQVNQAAYNYNAWYQYNYQNAWNYGQYYSPST; encoded by the exons ATGCAGGGACCGCTGCGCTTTGAAGATCAAGACTCTGCACGTGGAGATCAGAACATTGCCATGTTCTATCCAACCTCCACCCGAATG GTTTATCGCAGAGGGCTTCAGGCAATTCCTCTTAGTGTTGATCTTTGGATACATTATATAAACTTCTTAAAAGACACCTTGGACCCTGATGATCCCGAAGCTAACAGTACTATTCGAGG AGCCTATGAACATGCAGTTTTAGCTGCTGGGACAGATTTCCGTTCTGACAGACTGTGGGAAATGTATATAAACTGGGAAGATGAGCAGGGAAACCTGAGGGAAGTTACATCCATATATGATCGTATCCTTGGAATTCCAACACAGCTCTACAGTCATCACTTCCAAAG GTTTAAAGACCATGTCCAGAACAACTTGCCTCGGGACCTCCTGACTGCTGAGCAGTTTGTTCAGCTGCGCAGGGAACTCGCATCTGTGAATGGCCACGCAGGGGGCGACGCGTCGGCTGGCGACGATCTGCCCTCGGGTACCGAGGATATCACTGACCCTGCCAAG CTAATCACTGAAATAGAGAACATGAGGCACAGAATCATTGAGATTCATCAGGAAATGTTCAATCACAATGAACATGAAGTCAGTAAGAGGTGGACATTTGAAGAAGGG ATAAAGAGGCCTTACTTTCACGTGAAACCTCTGGAGAAAGCTCAGCTAAAAAACTGGAAAGAGTACTTAGAATTTGAGATAGAAAATGGGACGCATGAACGAGTTGTGGTCCTCTTTGAGAGATGTGTTATTTCATGTGCCCTCTATGAGGACTTCTGGATTAAG TATGCCAAATACATGGAGAATCATAGTATTGAAGGAGTGAGGCATGTCTACAGCAGGGCTTGCACAATACATCTTCCTAAGAAACCGATGGTTCACATGCTGTGGGCTGCCTTTGAGGAACAGCAGG GCAACATCGATGAGGCGAGGAGAATCTTGAAGACGTTTGAGGAGTGCATTCTAGGCCTAGCAATGGTTCGCTTGCGAAGAGTGAGCTTAGAGCGCAGGCATGGGAACATGGAAGAAGCCGAGCGCCTGCTGGAAGAAGCTGTTAGGAATGCCAAGTCAGTTAGTGAATCGTCGTTCTATGCCATCAAATTAGCTCGGCACCTCTTCAAAGTGCAGAAAAATCTTCCAAAGGCAAGAAAAGTGCTGTCAGATGCCATAGAAATCGACAAA gaaaacacaaaactgtATCTCAACTTGCTTGAAATGGAGTACTGTGGTGATCTCACACAAAACGAAGAGAACATTTTGAGCTGTTTTGATAAGGCTGTTAATGGCTCGCTGTCTATAAAAATGAGGGTTACGTTTTCACAGCGAAAAGTGGAATTTCTTGAAGATTTTGGTTCTGATGTAAACAA gcTTCTGGATGCGTATGACGAACACCAAGCACTTCTGAAGGAGCAGGATACTTTaaagaggagagcagagaacGG AGCGGAGGAGccagatgagaagaaaatgctcaCAGATGAGCAAACCATGGCGTCAGCACAGATGATGGATGGAGACATGCAGGTCAATCAGGCAGCATACAACTATAATGCCTGGTATCAG tacAATTACCAGAACGCGTGGAATTACGGACAGTATTATTCTCCTTCAACTTGA